From the genome of Gemmatimonadota bacterium, one region includes:
- a CDS encoding ABC transporter substrate-binding protein, translated as MTTTIRVAHSPDSDDAFMFYALAEGKIDTDITYVHELSDIESLNQRARHKELDVSAVSIHAYAYIANDYALLNSGSSMGDGYGPRLVSLTPPPGDRRADSAIIRAAAKGMRIAVPGLLTTAYLALKLWQPDFVPVVIAFDAIEDAVHKGEVDLGLIIHEGQLTYVDDGLHLWADTGEWWLDETGLPLPLGGNVVRRDLGREVIEQVAKDLKASIVYGLVHRADALAHAKQYNRGISDERTDEFVGMYVNEWTVDYGNRGREAVQLLLDRAAEAGIIPSRVEVEFVG; from the coding sequence ATGACCACGACGATCCGCGTCGCCCATTCGCCCGACTCCGACGACGCGTTCATGTTCTATGCGCTGGCCGAAGGGAAGATCGACACCGACATCACGTACGTGCACGAGCTCTCCGACATCGAGTCGCTCAACCAGCGCGCACGTCACAAGGAACTCGACGTCTCGGCGGTCTCGATCCACGCCTACGCCTACATCGCCAACGACTACGCGCTGCTCAACAGCGGCTCGTCGATGGGCGACGGCTACGGCCCGCGGCTCGTCTCGCTGACGCCGCCCCCGGGCGACCGTCGCGCCGACTCCGCCATCATCCGCGCCGCCGCGAAGGGAATGCGGATCGCCGTCCCCGGGCTGCTGACCACCGCCTATCTGGCGCTCAAGCTGTGGCAGCCCGACTTCGTCCCGGTCGTGATAGCCTTCGACGCGATCGAGGACGCCGTCCACAAGGGCGAGGTGGACCTGGGGTTGATCATCCACGAGGGGCAGCTCACCTACGTCGACGACGGCCTCCACCTCTGGGCCGACACCGGCGAGTGGTGGCTCGACGAGACCGGCCTCCCGCTCCCGCTCGGCGGCAACGTCGTCCGCCGCGACCTCGGCCGCGAGGTGATCGAGCAGGTCGCCAAGGACCTCAAGGCCTCGATCGTCTACGGCCTGGTCCACCGTGCCGACGCACTGGCTCACGCCAAGCAGTACAATCGCGGCATCTCCGACGAGCGCACCGACGAGTTCGTCGGGATGTACGTCAACGAGTGGACCGTCGACTACGGCAATCGCGGCCGCGAAGCGGTACAGCTGCTGCTGGACCGGGCGGCCGAGGCGGGAATCATTCCGAGCAGGGTGGAAGTTGAATTTGTAGGATGA
- a CDS encoding zinc-ribbon domain-containing protein, with translation MSDTPASPQAQRFCTGCGVTLPTGVRFCSACGTPVGGTSAAHAAPNAHASAGGAAAPKAPTQAAPWIVAGLLTVVAVVAVIYAATDRTAAEPPAMGSAPAGGVVGATGAPDISNMTPREQFTRLTDRVTAAAEKGDTATVFRFTPMALGAYTNLPPGDRDIDARYHTAMIQAQVGMFPEALALADTMLKEAPNNLMGFFVQAIVGDYQGNKVGAEAARTAFRKNYDAEIAKKRDEYEAHRPLLESFKTTPGPK, from the coding sequence GTGTCCGATACCCCTGCTTCCCCCCAGGCCCAGCGCTTCTGTACCGGCTGCGGCGTGACCCTGCCGACCGGCGTTCGCTTCTGCTCGGCCTGCGGAACTCCCGTCGGTGGCACCTCGGCGGCCCATGCCGCCCCGAACGCCCATGCCTCCGCGGGCGGCGCAGCGGCCCCGAAGGCCCCGACCCAGGCGGCACCATGGATCGTGGCCGGGCTGCTGACGGTCGTCGCCGTGGTCGCCGTGATCTACGCCGCGACCGATCGGACGGCCGCGGAGCCGCCGGCGATGGGGAGTGCGCCGGCGGGCGGCGTGGTTGGCGCCACCGGGGCTCCGGACATCTCGAACATGACGCCGCGCGAGCAGTTCACCCGCCTCACCGACCGGGTCACCGCCGCCGCCGAGAAAGGCGACACCGCCACCGTCTTCCGCTTCACCCCGATGGCCCTCGGCGCCTACACCAACCTGCCGCCGGGCGACCGCGACATCGACGCCCGCTACCACACGGCGATGATCCAGGCCCAGGTCGGGATGTTCCCCGAAGCGCTGGCCCTGGCCGACACGATGCTGAAGGAGGCGCCCAACAACCTGATGGGCTTCTTCGTCCAGGCGATCGTCGGCGACTATCAGGGGAACAAGGTCGGTGCCGAGGCCGCACGGACCGCCTTCCGGAAGAACTACGACGCCGAGATCGCCAAGAAGCGCGACGAGTACGAGGCACACCGCCCGCTGCTCGAGAGCTTCAAGACCACCCCGGGACCCAAGTAA
- a CDS encoding copper resistance protein CopC: MLSKIVAVVIGAVVAPAALLFHTELKSSVPGRDSIVKGPPREVVLTFTGKVNPKVSSITILRPDSSNVMSLVIDTKAAGKELHAPLTRPIPPGRYVVRWKTASADGHVVRGAYGFSVDFVE, from the coding sequence ATGTTGTCCAAGATTGTCGCGGTGGTGATCGGTGCGGTGGTCGCGCCGGCAGCGCTGCTGTTTCACACTGAACTGAAGAGCTCGGTCCCCGGGCGCGATTCCATCGTGAAGGGGCCGCCGCGCGAGGTCGTCCTGACCTTCACCGGCAAGGTGAATCCGAAGGTGTCGTCGATCACCATCCTGCGTCCCGACTCGAGCAACGTGATGTCGCTGGTGATCGACACCAAGGCGGCCGGCAAGGAACTCCACGCCCCGCTGACCCGGCCGATCCCGCCGGGGCGATACGTGGTGCGCTGGAAGACCGCGTCGGCCGACGGCCACGTGGTGCGCGGCGCGTACGGCTTCTCGGTCGACTTCGTCGAGTGA
- a CDS encoding SCO family protein produces MRRVWLALLAVGTIACGEKLDRELSPGGFIGAEVVTPRPMPDVVLTDAKGAPYHLAEQTRGTVTLLFFGYMHCPDVCPVHLANLAAVLDKLPEDVARQVKVVFVTVDPSRDSMAVLAPWVAGFDPRFIALTGSDSTIKAAQLAAGLLTAEQDTTRGAKDYLVGHASQVIAHTRDGLGRVQYPFGTRQRDWAHDIPRLVEYGR; encoded by the coding sequence GTGAGGCGCGTGTGGTTGGCGCTGCTCGCCGTGGGCACCATCGCCTGCGGCGAGAAGCTCGATCGTGAACTCTCCCCCGGCGGCTTCATCGGCGCCGAGGTGGTGACGCCGCGCCCGATGCCCGATGTGGTGCTGACCGATGCCAAGGGTGCGCCATACCATCTTGCCGAACAGACGCGCGGCACGGTGACGCTGCTCTTCTTCGGCTACATGCATTGCCCCGACGTCTGCCCGGTCCACCTCGCCAACCTCGCGGCGGTGCTCGACAAGCTGCCAGAAGATGTCGCACGCCAGGTGAAGGTGGTCTTCGTGACGGTCGATCCGTCGCGTGACTCGATGGCGGTGCTGGCACCGTGGGTGGCGGGCTTTGACCCGCGCTTCATTGCGCTCACCGGGTCTGACTCCACCATCAAGGCGGCGCAACTCGCCGCGGGATTGCTCACGGCCGAGCAGGACACGACGCGCGGCGCGAAGGACTATCTGGTGGGGCACGCCTCGCAGGTGATCGCGCACACGCGCGACGGACTCGGCCGGGTGCAGTATCCGTTCGGGACACGGCAGCGGGATTGGGCGCATGACATTCCGAGGCTCGTGGAGTACGGCCGATGA
- a CDS encoding copper chaperone PCu(A)C produces the protein MTSARLLLLLLCTTACGAAEGPLRVSRLEVSMAPVGAVAASGYFVLRNAGALADTLDRVTTPAADSVTIHESMDHGDGQVMMMPLTWVAVPAGDSVVFALGGRHLMLEHFPTPLAVGSAVTLTFHFRSGRTITQSTTVHAVGGKE, from the coding sequence ATGACCTCCGCGCGCCTGCTCCTGCTGCTCCTCTGCACCACGGCCTGCGGCGCGGCGGAGGGTCCGCTCAGGGTGTCGCGTCTCGAGGTGAGCATGGCTCCCGTCGGCGCGGTCGCCGCGTCGGGCTACTTCGTGCTCCGGAATGCGGGCGCGCTGGCGGACACGCTGGATCGGGTGACGACGCCTGCCGCCGATTCCGTGACGATCCACGAATCGATGGATCACGGCGACGGCCAGGTGATGATGATGCCGCTGACGTGGGTGGCGGTGCCGGCCGGTGATTCGGTGGTGTTCGCGCTGGGTGGGCGGCATCTGATGCTCGAGCACTTCCCGACGCCGCTCGCGGTGGGCTCGGCGGTGACGCTGACGTTCCACTTCCGCAGTGGCCGGACCATCACGCAGTCGACCACCGTGCATGCGGTCGGTGGAAAGGAGTAG